In Afipia sp. GAS231, a single window of DNA contains:
- a CDS encoding c-type cytochrome, methanol metabolism-related — protein sequence MVAAIAFVAPEGIVCAEDAADPTAVKSEDGKYLDKDGSPTFKVAADGTVDWYTYSGYRRYHSECHVCHGPDGMGSTYAPALKDSLKTMSYPDFLGVVASGRKNVSTAQENVMPAFGDNPNVACYMDDLYVYLRARANDAVGRVRPAKHEDKTDDYTKAETGCMGK from the coding sequence ATGGTTGCCGCGATCGCCTTCGTGGCACCCGAGGGAATTGTCTGCGCCGAGGATGCGGCCGATCCAACCGCGGTGAAATCCGAGGACGGCAAGTATCTCGACAAGGACGGCAGCCCGACCTTCAAGGTCGCGGCCGACGGAACGGTCGACTGGTACACCTACTCCGGATACCGCCGTTATCATTCCGAATGCCATGTCTGCCACGGGCCGGACGGAATGGGCTCGACCTACGCGCCGGCGTTGAAGGATTCGCTGAAGACGATGAGCTATCCCGACTTCCTCGGCGTGGTCGCGAGCGGTCGCAAGAACGTCTCTACGGCACAGGAGAATGTCATGCCGGCATTCGGCGACAACCCGAACGTCGCCTGCTACATGGACGATCTCTACGTCTATCTCCGCGCCCGCGCCAACGATGCGGTCGGGCGCGTGCGGCCGGCGAAGCACGAAGACAAGACCGACGATTACACCAAGGCCGAAACCGGTTGCATGGGAAAGTGA
- the xoxF5 gene encoding lanthanide-dependent methanol dehydrogenase XoxF5, giving the protein MRKVLFATWVGAVAAFAAGPAAANDELNKMAQNPKDWVMPAGDYANTRYSKLNQITAANVGKLQVAWTFSTGVLRGHEGGPLIIGNMMYVHTPFPNKVYALDLSKDNEIVWKYEPKQDPNVIPVMCCDTVNRGVAYGDGKIFLHQADTTLVALDAKTGQVAWTVKNGDPSKGSTGTSAPLVVKDKVLVGISGGEFGVQCHVTAYDTKTGKQAWRAFSEGPDDQIMFDPDKTMALGKPVGKDSSLVTWQGDQWKIGGGCTWGWMSYDPALNTVYYGSGNPSTWNPKQRPGDNKWSMTIFARDADTGMAKWVYQMTPHDEWDYDGVNEMILSDQTMNGAPRKLLTHFDRNGLGYTLDRVTGELLVADKFDPKVNWTSGVDMNKSSPTYGRPKVLDQYSTDKQGEDHNNKGICPAALGSKDEQPGAYSPDTQLFYVPTNHVCMDYEPFKVSYTAGQPYVGATLSMYPPPGETNMGNFIAWDGKTGKIVWSNKEQFSVWSGALATAGGVVFYGTLEGYLKAVDAKTGKELYKFKTPSGIIGNVTTYENGGRQYIAVLSGVGGWAGIGLAAGLTDPTAGLGAVGGYAALSNYTALGGSLTVFALPQ; this is encoded by the coding sequence ATGCGCAAGGTGCTATTCGCGACCTGGGTTGGCGCCGTGGCGGCATTCGCCGCTGGGCCAGCCGCTGCCAACGACGAACTCAACAAGATGGCGCAAAACCCGAAGGACTGGGTGATGCCCGCTGGCGATTACGCCAATACGCGCTATTCGAAGCTCAATCAGATCACCGCGGCCAATGTCGGCAAGTTGCAGGTCGCGTGGACATTCTCGACCGGCGTGTTGCGCGGCCATGAAGGCGGACCGCTGATCATCGGCAACATGATGTACGTCCACACCCCGTTCCCGAACAAGGTCTATGCACTTGACCTGTCCAAGGACAACGAGATCGTCTGGAAGTACGAGCCCAAGCAAGACCCGAACGTCATTCCGGTGATGTGCTGCGATACGGTCAACCGCGGCGTCGCCTATGGCGACGGCAAGATCTTCCTGCATCAGGCCGACACCACGCTGGTCGCGCTGGATGCCAAGACCGGACAGGTCGCCTGGACGGTGAAGAACGGCGATCCGAGCAAGGGATCAACCGGCACTTCCGCCCCGCTCGTGGTCAAGGACAAGGTGCTGGTCGGCATCTCCGGCGGCGAATTCGGCGTGCAATGCCACGTCACCGCCTACGACACGAAGACCGGCAAGCAGGCCTGGCGCGCGTTCTCCGAAGGGCCGGACGACCAGATCATGTTCGACCCGGACAAGACCATGGCGCTCGGCAAGCCGGTCGGCAAGGATTCGAGCCTGGTGACCTGGCAGGGCGACCAATGGAAAATCGGCGGCGGCTGCACATGGGGCTGGATGTCCTATGATCCCGCGCTCAACACGGTCTATTACGGCTCGGGCAATCCCTCGACCTGGAATCCCAAGCAGCGTCCCGGGGACAACAAATGGTCGATGACCATCTTCGCACGCGACGCCGACACCGGAATGGCCAAGTGGGTCTACCAGATGACGCCCCATGACGAATGGGACTACGACGGCGTCAACGAAATGATCCTCAGCGACCAGACGATGAATGGTGCGCCCCGCAAGCTGCTGACGCATTTCGATCGTAACGGCCTCGGCTATACGCTCGATCGGGTCACCGGCGAATTGCTGGTCGCCGACAAGTTCGACCCCAAAGTCAACTGGACCTCTGGCGTCGACATGAACAAGAGCTCGCCGACCTACGGACGGCCGAAGGTTCTCGATCAGTATTCGACCGACAAGCAGGGCGAAGACCACAACAACAAGGGTATCTGCCCGGCCGCCCTCGGCTCCAAGGACGAGCAGCCCGGCGCCTACTCGCCGGATACGCAACTGTTCTACGTGCCGACCAACCACGTCTGCATGGACTACGAGCCGTTCAAGGTAAGCTACACCGCGGGCCAGCCCTATGTCGGCGCGACGCTCTCGATGTATCCGCCTCCCGGCGAGACCAACATGGGTAACTTCATTGCTTGGGACGGCAAGACGGGCAAGATCGTCTGGTCGAACAAGGAACAGTTCTCGGTCTGGTCAGGAGCGCTCGCTACCGCCGGCGGCGTGGTGTTCTACGGAACGCTCGAAGGCTACCTCAAGGCGGTCGACGCCAAGACGGGCAAGGAACTCTACAAGTTCAAGACCCCGTCCGGCATCATCGGCAACGTCACTACCTATGAGAACGGCGGCAGGCAGTACATCGCCGTGCTATCCGGCGTCGGCGGCTGGGCGGGTATCGGCCTTGCTGCCGGTCTGACGGATCCGACGGCCGGCCTCGGCGCCGTCGGTGGCTACGCTGCGCTGAGCAACTACACCGCGCTCGGCGGATCCCTGACGGTGTTCGCGCTGCCGCAGTGA
- a CDS encoding helix-turn-helix domain-containing protein, with translation MSDTIRSLSTAGLSPKKQVQIWSDALTDLCGQFDIDPMAASSFEARINYTTVSQLKLCQIEASQHRIAHTVSRTKLSEHPFVKILFQTYGISHFEQAGRRIDIMPGDCFAYDVSCPHTIVSPSLTRHEVVIVPKELLRERGFYSTKMSPCKLSARNGTGRIAHDFVLAAFDEANSLSPHNATGVADSLIDLLLLPLREADTMFDRVGPEAMYIRAQAFIREHLRDPDLSIDQISAELGCTKRYLHMLFSDKGMTVSDHIWRARLLHCRQELETQAGKTITDVAFSWGFSSSSHFSRVFRKHFGFVPSAIHKVQHGAPSPDIA, from the coding sequence ATGTCCGATACAATCCGCTCACTCAGCACTGCCGGATTGTCGCCGAAGAAGCAGGTTCAGATTTGGTCAGATGCCCTGACTGATCTCTGCGGGCAATTCGACATCGACCCGATGGCGGCTTCGTCGTTCGAAGCCCGGATCAACTACACCACGGTTTCGCAGTTGAAGCTCTGCCAGATCGAGGCGAGCCAGCACCGAATTGCCCACACGGTTTCACGCACGAAATTGAGCGAGCATCCGTTCGTCAAGATCCTGTTCCAGACCTACGGGATTTCGCATTTCGAACAGGCCGGCCGCCGCATCGACATCATGCCGGGCGATTGCTTCGCCTACGACGTCTCCTGTCCGCACACCATCGTCAGCCCGTCGTTGACGCGGCACGAGGTCGTCATCGTACCGAAGGAGCTACTTCGCGAACGCGGCTTCTACTCGACGAAAATGTCGCCGTGCAAGCTTTCCGCCCGCAACGGCACCGGCCGCATCGCGCACGACTTTGTGCTCGCCGCTTTCGATGAAGCCAACAGCCTGTCCCCCCACAACGCCACCGGCGTCGCCGATTCGCTGATCGACCTGCTGCTGCTGCCGCTGCGCGAGGCCGATACGATGTTCGATCGTGTCGGTCCCGAGGCGATGTACATCCGGGCCCAGGCCTTCATCCGCGAACATTTGCGCGATCCGGATCTAAGCATCGACCAGATCTCCGCCGAGCTCGGCTGCACCAAGCGCTATCTGCACATGCTGTTCAGCGACAAGGGCATGACGGTCAGCGACCACATCTGGCGGGCCAGGCTGCTGCACTGCCGCCAGGAACTCGAAACCCAGGCCGGCAAGACCATCACCGACGTGGCGTTCTCGTGGGGCTTTTCGAGTTCGTCGCATTTCAGCCGCGTGTTCCGGAAGCATTTCGGGTTCGTGCCGTCCGCCATCCACAAGGTGCAGCACGGCGCCCCCTCCCCGGACATTGCTTGA